The following coding sequences are from one Luteolibacter rhizosphaerae window:
- a CDS encoding S1C family serine protease has protein sequence MTGALLAAALLSPVWARDPVGTIEDVRKLEQKISAVATKAMPATVALISEDSGASGSGVITTADGLILTAAHVIEGAEKVQVVFPDGKQVNGKVLGANLSKDIGLVQIVEDGPWPYIERGESKPLQAGDWVIAMGHSAGFDAARTPPVRFGRVVSDGPGNFLTTDCTLIGGDSGGPLFDLDGKVVGINSSIGQALKNNNHAGVDGFKEDWERLMAGEVWGELQMNPMLNPERPILGIALGPSVRGGGAVIGGVSAHASKAGLRPGDVIESIDGTKIRDGAFLQVLLAKKQAGDKVTVSVKRGGQSLDVEVELIKQEQPK, from the coding sequence ATGACCGGAGCCTTGCTGGCGGCGGCGCTTCTGAGCCCGGTGTGGGCGAGAGACCCCGTGGGCACGATCGAGGACGTGCGCAAGCTTGAACAGAAAATCTCCGCGGTGGCGACGAAGGCGATGCCAGCCACCGTGGCACTGATTTCGGAAGATTCCGGTGCCTCCGGCTCCGGGGTCATCACCACTGCGGACGGGCTGATCCTGACCGCTGCCCACGTGATCGAAGGGGCGGAGAAGGTGCAAGTGGTCTTCCCGGACGGGAAGCAGGTGAACGGAAAAGTGCTGGGCGCCAACCTGTCCAAGGACATCGGGCTGGTGCAGATCGTCGAGGACGGTCCTTGGCCTTACATCGAACGGGGGGAATCCAAGCCACTGCAGGCGGGGGATTGGGTGATCGCGATGGGTCACTCGGCGGGATTTGACGCGGCGCGGACGCCGCCGGTGCGATTCGGGCGGGTGGTTTCCGACGGCCCGGGTAATTTCCTGACCACGGACTGCACGCTGATCGGCGGTGATTCCGGCGGTCCGCTGTTCGATCTCGACGGCAAAGTGGTGGGAATCAATTCCTCGATCGGCCAAGCGCTGAAGAACAACAACCACGCGGGGGTTGACGGCTTCAAGGAGGACTGGGAGCGCTTAATGGCCGGGGAGGTCTGGGGGGAACTCCAGATGAACCCGATGCTGAATCCTGAGCGCCCGATCCTGGGTATCGCGCTGGGGCCCTCCGTGCGCGGAGGCGGCGCGGTGATCGGCGGGGTGTCCGCCCATGCCTCGAAGGCCGGGCTGAGGCCTGGCGACGTGATCGAATCGATCGACGGCACGAAGATCCGCGACGGAGCCTTCCTACAGGTGTTACTTGCGAAGAAGCAGGCCGGGGACAAGGTCACCGTGAGCGTGAAGCGCGGCGGTCAGTCGCTGGACGTGGAAGTCGAACTCATCAAGCAGGAGCAACCGAAGTGA
- a CDS encoding transglycosylase domain-containing protein, producing the protein MPNPTPKDPDKSADKRSSNRKKAPESKPPALGTVVLFWPFLLFHGLIKPLPKFLRFPVRFFGDLGIAGLYVGLIMGTFYYARAQPFDMAKVAEMPQRTIVYDRRGEELGRIHGEKRDVINISDVSQHFIFAILAREDKRFYKHHGVDWVGVARAMVENFKRRKVDQGASTLTMQLARNSFNLKSKWLDFSPKLQELDRKLLEAAVSYRIESAYSGDEGKQEILQHYLNRIFLGHNIRGLEEASRTYFEKSAKDLTLSESALLAGIVRGPNAFSPFKTIDGAKRERDTTLDRMVAEQFITQEEADTAKKEEVNIRPEWRRTFHHSYAMDAITRELLRILEEENIEMGGLKVTTTIDNLIQKKAEEALDAKLRQVERSPGYPHQTRSKWKDLPEGDRPPPEYLQGSVVAIENLTGAVLAVVGGRNADESKFNRALQGRRQIGSVFKPFVYLAAFDEGLRPDTLISDGPLYRGEIKKAGTWSPQNSDGKYGGMMPAATGLIRSRNTMSVRVGNKAGIDKVADTALSVGFETPMPKSPISFLGSWEATTYEVASAYTVFPNGGTRHPPRIIDEIRDREGNILYKADAVPYEATRSGSAWSVSKILREVTERGTAASVKSLGFSKPCGGKTGTTNEYRDAWFAGYTSSITCAVWVGLDTPKKTIDRGYGSTLALPVWVEVMKTADKLGYKAEGLKSQLSFVECRLCRESGKRATNGCELDGEAYTDNVPADIVPAENDLCPIHPAKALAVNEDAPASEPMRATPVDDEAPMRAQPVDEGPIQEEEEAPLKAIPVEEE; encoded by the coding sequence ATGCCGAATCCCACACCGAAGGACCCGGACAAGTCCGCCGACAAACGCTCGTCCAATCGTAAGAAAGCCCCGGAATCCAAGCCTCCGGCGCTCGGCACGGTGGTTCTCTTCTGGCCCTTCCTGCTCTTCCACGGCCTGATCAAGCCGCTCCCGAAATTTCTTCGTTTCCCGGTCCGTTTCTTCGGTGATCTCGGGATTGCGGGACTCTACGTAGGCCTCATCATGGGCACTTTCTACTACGCCCGCGCTCAGCCCTTCGATATGGCCAAGGTGGCGGAAATGCCTCAGCGGACCATCGTTTACGACCGCCGCGGCGAGGAACTCGGCCGCATCCATGGCGAGAAGAGGGATGTCATCAACATTTCGGACGTCTCGCAGCACTTCATCTTCGCCATCCTCGCCCGCGAGGACAAACGCTTCTATAAGCATCATGGCGTGGACTGGGTCGGCGTGGCACGCGCCATGGTGGAGAACTTCAAGCGCCGCAAGGTCGATCAGGGTGCCTCCACCCTGACCATGCAGCTCGCCCGCAACAGCTTCAACCTGAAGTCGAAGTGGCTCGATTTCTCGCCCAAGCTCCAGGAACTCGATCGCAAGCTTTTGGAAGCCGCGGTTTCCTATCGCATCGAGTCCGCTTACTCGGGTGACGAGGGCAAGCAGGAGATCCTCCAACATTATCTCAACCGTATCTTCCTCGGCCATAACATCCGCGGTCTGGAAGAAGCCTCGCGCACGTACTTCGAAAAGAGCGCAAAGGACCTGACCCTCTCGGAGTCAGCTCTCCTCGCCGGCATCGTCCGCGGCCCGAATGCATTCTCGCCTTTCAAGACCATCGACGGTGCCAAGCGCGAGCGCGATACCACCCTTGACCGCATGGTCGCGGAGCAGTTCATCACTCAGGAAGAAGCGGATACCGCCAAGAAGGAGGAAGTGAACATCCGCCCGGAATGGCGCCGCACCTTTCACCACAGCTACGCCATGGACGCGATCACCCGCGAGCTGCTGCGCATCCTGGAGGAGGAAAACATCGAGATGGGCGGCCTGAAAGTGACCACCACCATCGACAACCTCATCCAGAAGAAGGCGGAAGAGGCTCTCGATGCGAAGCTCCGCCAAGTGGAGCGCTCGCCCGGCTACCCGCACCAGACGCGCTCGAAGTGGAAGGATCTTCCGGAAGGAGATCGGCCGCCACCGGAATACCTTCAGGGCAGCGTGGTCGCGATCGAGAACCTAACGGGGGCCGTGCTCGCCGTGGTCGGTGGCCGCAATGCGGATGAATCGAAGTTCAACCGTGCCCTGCAAGGTCGCCGCCAGATCGGATCGGTCTTCAAACCCTTCGTTTACCTCGCTGCCTTCGATGAAGGTCTGCGCCCGGATACCCTGATCAGCGATGGCCCGCTCTATCGCGGCGAGATCAAGAAAGCCGGCACATGGTCGCCTCAGAACTCCGATGGCAAGTATGGCGGGATGATGCCCGCCGCCACCGGCCTCATCCGTTCGCGGAACACCATGTCCGTCCGCGTCGGGAACAAGGCCGGCATCGACAAGGTCGCAGATACCGCACTCTCCGTGGGCTTCGAGACCCCCATGCCCAAGAGCCCGATCTCTTTCCTCGGCTCTTGGGAAGCCACCACCTACGAAGTCGCCTCCGCCTACACCGTCTTCCCGAATGGCGGCACTCGCCACCCTCCCCGCATCATCGATGAGATCCGCGATCGTGAGGGCAACATCCTCTACAAGGCAGATGCCGTGCCCTATGAAGCCACGCGCTCCGGCTCCGCATGGTCGGTGTCCAAGATCCTGCGTGAAGTAACCGAACGAGGCACCGCCGCCTCCGTGAAGTCGCTCGGCTTCAGCAAGCCCTGCGGCGGCAAAACCGGCACCACCAACGAGTATCGCGATGCCTGGTTTGCGGGTTACACCTCCAGCATCACCTGTGCGGTCTGGGTTGGCCTCGATACGCCCAAGAAGACCATCGACCGCGGTTACGGCTCTACCCTCGCCCTGCCCGTCTGGGTGGAGGTCATGAAGACCGCCGACAAGCTCGGCTACAAGGCCGAGGGCCTGAAGTCCCAGCTCTCCTTCGTCGAGTGCCGCCTTTGCCGCGAGTCCGGCAAGCGCGCCACCAACGGCTGTGAGCTTGATGGCGAAGCCTATACCGACAACGTCCCGGCCGACATCGTGCCTGCCGAGAACGACCTCTGTCCGATTCATCCCGCGAAGGCCTTGGCCGTGAACGAGGATGCCCCGGCCTCGGAACCGATGCGCGCCACACCCGTCGATGACGAAGCCCCGATGCGCGCCCAGCCCGTCGACGAAGGCCCCATCCAAGAGGAAGAAGAAGCTCCTCTGAAAGCCATCCCCGTCGAAGAGGAGTAA
- a CDS encoding transglycosylase domain-containing protein, translating into MSSWRTTRKIPAWQSWMPEWLRTALRWGIWAVVICLVTLLVGAMYFFAEASRFDLAEVARMPARTTIFDRNGKEIGSAGGNNRRLVSRQDIPDFLVKALRAREDARFFEHSGVDVRGLLRATVRNVKDGDFTQGASTLSMQLARNTYGEEHKQLKAKSIHRKLLEIALTLRIENHYTKDQILAHYLNRIYFGSGCHGVDQAARTYFGKPVSELNEAESAMMVGIIRGPHIFSPFRNFKAAKEQQTQTLARMKAMKLIDAETVDLISNRPIKLVPSEQRTSERSYVLEAVQKELQDILDDEDIRDGGLVVKTTLDSGWQLRLETDLSESLRKIEQSKTWTYPVHANHEPGQTPAYLQCAAVTLETKTGAILGLVGGRDYLDSRFDRTIGARRDLGAAFEPWIAAAAAERGRIVLPGKPVQTGRQIGPKETARIAKRCGITGPFQESEDLFRGIAAATPLELATGLATLGNQGMRPKPFLIQSIATPDGKTVYQASSSLSPAIGKAAAKEAASLLENTGSTRVYGGATGSGRDAWLARLGPKGSTAIWVGFDQPQRISSAAQLDQVLSDLATRLGN; encoded by the coding sequence ATGTCTTCCTGGCGTACCACCCGCAAGATCCCGGCTTGGCAGTCATGGATGCCGGAATGGCTCCGGACCGCCCTCCGTTGGGGAATCTGGGCCGTGGTGATCTGCCTTGTCACCCTTTTGGTCGGTGCCATGTATTTCTTCGCGGAGGCCTCGCGCTTCGACCTCGCCGAGGTCGCCAGGATGCCGGCCCGCACCACGATCTTCGACCGCAACGGCAAGGAGATCGGCAGCGCCGGCGGCAACAATCGCCGCCTCGTATCTCGCCAAGACATCCCTGACTTCTTGGTGAAGGCCCTCCGTGCCCGCGAGGACGCCCGTTTCTTCGAGCACTCCGGCGTCGATGTCCGCGGTCTGCTCCGCGCCACGGTCCGCAACGTGAAGGATGGCGATTTTACTCAAGGCGCCTCCACTCTTTCGATGCAGCTCGCCCGCAACACTTACGGCGAGGAGCACAAGCAACTGAAAGCGAAATCAATTCACCGCAAACTCCTCGAGATCGCCCTCACCCTCCGTATCGAGAACCACTACACGAAGGATCAGATCCTCGCCCACTATCTCAACCGCATCTACTTCGGCTCCGGCTGCCATGGTGTCGATCAGGCCGCCCGCACCTACTTCGGCAAGCCCGTCTCCGAGCTGAACGAAGCCGAGTCCGCGATGATGGTCGGCATTATCCGCGGCCCGCACATCTTCTCGCCCTTCCGCAACTTCAAAGCCGCCAAGGAACAGCAGACCCAGACCTTGGCCCGGATGAAGGCGATGAAGCTGATCGACGCGGAAACCGTCGACCTCATCAGCAACAGGCCCATCAAGCTGGTTCCTTCCGAACAGCGCACTTCCGAGCGTTCCTATGTCCTCGAGGCGGTGCAGAAGGAGCTGCAGGACATCCTCGATGATGAGGATATCCGCGACGGCGGCTTGGTCGTGAAGACCACCCTCGATAGCGGCTGGCAACTGCGCCTTGAAACCGACCTCTCCGAGTCCCTCCGCAAGATCGAGCAATCGAAGACCTGGACCTATCCCGTCCACGCCAATCACGAACCCGGACAGACCCCGGCCTACCTCCAGTGTGCCGCCGTGACCCTCGAAACCAAGACCGGTGCCATCCTCGGTCTGGTCGGAGGCCGGGACTATCTCGACTCCCGTTTTGATCGCACAATCGGCGCCCGCCGCGATCTCGGTGCTGCCTTCGAGCCATGGATCGCTGCCGCCGCCGCCGAGCGCGGACGCATCGTCCTCCCCGGCAAGCCGGTCCAAACCGGCCGCCAGATCGGCCCGAAGGAAACCGCCCGGATCGCGAAGCGCTGCGGCATCACCGGCCCCTTCCAAGAATCGGAAGATCTTTTCCGCGGTATCGCCGCCGCCACCCCCCTCGAACTCGCTACCGGCCTCGCCACCCTCGGCAATCAGGGCATGCGCCCGAAACCCTTCCTGATTCAGTCGATCGCCACTCCGGACGGAAAAACCGTTTACCAGGCCTCCAGCTCGCTCTCGCCCGCCATCGGCAAGGCCGCCGCCAAGGAAGCCGCCTCCCTGCTCGAAAACACCGGCAGCACCCGGGTCTACGGCGGTGCCACCGGCTCCGGGCGGGACGCATGGCTCGCCCGCCTCGGCCCCAAAGGCTCCACCGCCATCTGGGTCGGATTCGATCAGCCCCAACGCATCAGTTCCGCCGCCCAGCTCGACCAAGTCCTTTCCGATCTCGCCACCCGCTTGGGAAATTGA
- a CDS encoding peptidylprolyl isomerase codes for MNRPIVWLALLATSGLAPAQQPAAPPQARPAGAFEVNGIAAKVNGRVITKNRVGFMLAPIYAQLMAQFPRRGAEFERQALEAREKILQELIDREIILSEFKAMESKGANLPPHVVEKEIDRQIRELYNGSEVKFEEELKRARMTRDGFRKMTREQLIVQAIRAEHFSDAPPPLPGEIQKEYSSVRDSIRDITKDKITFNKIFLPRQDAQNPLATAESQLALAEQIAADVKAGSDFSELAKKHSRDAFSAEGGFQENVPRTDLAPEFAAIIFNGKAGDVVGPLEDPAGFTVVKIGQIFPGPAPSLSEVKENIEERVRRKKSSVAYERWIEGKRRAAMIEKKI; via the coding sequence ATGAATCGACCCATCGTTTGGCTGGCCCTCTTGGCCACCTCCGGTCTCGCGCCAGCCCAGCAACCGGCCGCTCCGCCCCAAGCCCGGCCCGCCGGTGCCTTCGAGGTGAACGGCATCGCCGCCAAGGTGAACGGCCGCGTGATCACGAAAAACCGGGTCGGCTTCATGCTCGCACCCATCTATGCCCAGCTGATGGCCCAATTCCCGCGCCGTGGGGCCGAGTTCGAGCGCCAGGCTCTGGAAGCCCGCGAGAAAATCCTCCAGGAGCTGATCGACCGCGAAATCATCCTCTCCGAGTTCAAGGCCATGGAGTCCAAGGGCGCCAACCTGCCACCCCACGTGGTGGAGAAGGAAATCGATCGCCAGATCCGCGAACTCTACAATGGCAGCGAAGTGAAATTCGAGGAGGAGTTGAAGCGCGCCCGCATGACCCGGGACGGCTTCCGCAAGATGACGCGCGAGCAGCTCATCGTGCAGGCCATCCGCGCCGAACACTTCTCGGACGCCCCGCCGCCGCTCCCGGGTGAGATCCAGAAAGAATACTCGTCCGTAAGGGACTCGATCCGCGATATCACCAAGGACAAGATCACCTTCAACAAGATCTTCCTGCCGCGTCAGGACGCGCAGAATCCTCTCGCCACGGCTGAGTCGCAGCTCGCCTTGGCCGAACAGATCGCTGCCGATGTAAAAGCGGGTTCCGACTTCTCGGAGCTGGCCAAGAAGCACTCCCGCGACGCCTTCTCCGCAGAGGGTGGCTTCCAAGAGAACGTCCCCCGCACCGATCTCGCCCCGGAGTTCGCCGCGATCATTTTCAATGGCAAAGCGGGCGACGTCGTCGGGCCTCTGGAAGACCCCGCTGGCTTCACGGTCGTGAAGATCGGCCAGATTTTCCCCGGGCCGGCCCCCTCGCTCAGCGAGGTGAAGGAGAACATTGAGGAGCGGGTCCGCCGCAAGAAATCCTCCGTTGCCTACGAGCGGTGGATCGAAGGCAAGCGCCGCGCCGCGATGATCGAGAAGAAGATCTAA
- the pdxA gene encoding 4-hydroxythreonine-4-phosphate dehydrogenase PdxA produces MPRILITQGDPAGIGPEVVAKALDSGQLPSGFDFQILGSAVAATPGRPDDASALAALEALEESVRILKSDADAVAVVTAPVSKATLQRRGFSFPGQTEFFAERFGCNSFAMCLSGATMSVGLATIHIPLASVPSSLTVSGIVRVGLLLADFARRRFGRQPRIAVVGLNPHAGEEGRFGDEETRIITPAIEALNRTETGDFSGPHVPDAVFRQAARGEFDAVLAMYHDQGLIPLKLLDFDTGVNVTLGLPKPRTSPDHGTAFDIAGKGIARADSMIHAIKLACELA; encoded by the coding sequence ATGCCCCGCATCCTGATCACTCAGGGAGATCCCGCCGGGATCGGCCCCGAGGTGGTGGCGAAGGCACTCGACTCGGGACAGTTGCCATCCGGATTCGATTTCCAGATCTTAGGGTCTGCCGTCGCGGCCACCCCGGGCCGACCGGACGATGCCAGTGCCTTGGCGGCACTGGAGGCCCTCGAGGAGTCCGTGCGGATCCTCAAATCGGACGCCGATGCAGTTGCCGTGGTCACCGCTCCGGTGTCCAAAGCAACCCTACAACGCCGCGGATTCTCATTTCCGGGCCAGACGGAATTTTTCGCGGAACGCTTTGGCTGCAATAGCTTTGCGATGTGCCTCAGCGGCGCCACCATGAGCGTGGGACTGGCAACCATCCATATCCCGCTCGCGAGCGTTCCCTCATCCTTGACGGTGAGCGGGATCGTCCGCGTCGGTCTCCTGCTCGCGGACTTCGCCCGGCGCCGCTTCGGCCGTCAGCCCCGCATTGCCGTGGTGGGGCTCAATCCCCACGCCGGAGAAGAAGGTCGCTTCGGCGATGAGGAAACTCGCATCATCACCCCGGCCATCGAAGCCCTCAATCGGACTGAGACCGGCGACTTCTCGGGCCCTCACGTGCCGGATGCCGTCTTCCGGCAGGCCGCCCGCGGCGAGTTTGATGCCGTGCTTGCCATGTATCATGACCAAGGCCTCATCCCTCTCAAGCTCCTCGACTTCGACACTGGCGTGAATGTCACACTCGGCTTGCCGAAGCCTCGCACCAGCCCCGACCACGGCACTGCCTTCGATATCGCTGGCAAGGGCATCGCCCGCGCCGATTCCATGATCCACGCCATCAAGCTGGCCTGCGAACTCGCCTGA
- a CDS encoding MBL fold metallo-hydrolase — MLYDTTADVIRKALRGLGMAPSEAAAAAGLPEREVLAASRGKVLAQTLRQLAPALCLSPGALAGLPGYTPPACPLAEVQRIELPFDDETVNAWLVADGEGGHLLFDTGDGPNDVRKVLENLGIESVTVLITHEHGDHTGGLRGLGHMALRIQDPQQGDLLHLGTLTIRVIDLPGHCEGAVGYVVEGLGLPLCVTGDALFAGSMGGCAPGTPYREALEALRRNVMTLPPETILLTGHGPASTVASERLSNAFLADLA; from the coding sequence ATGCTCTACGACACCACCGCCGATGTGATCCGGAAGGCCCTGAGAGGCCTCGGCATGGCCCCTTCGGAGGCCGCTGCTGCTGCCGGACTTCCGGAACGCGAGGTCCTCGCCGCTAGCCGGGGTAAGGTTTTAGCTCAGACACTCCGCCAACTCGCCCCGGCGCTTTGCCTCAGCCCTGGAGCTTTGGCCGGACTCCCCGGCTACACCCCGCCCGCTTGCCCTCTCGCGGAGGTTCAGCGGATCGAGCTCCCCTTCGACGACGAAACAGTGAACGCTTGGCTCGTTGCCGATGGCGAGGGCGGTCATCTGCTTTTCGATACAGGTGACGGCCCGAACGACGTCCGCAAGGTCCTTGAGAATCTCGGCATCGAATCGGTCACCGTGCTGATTACCCACGAGCACGGCGACCATACCGGCGGACTCCGCGGCTTGGGCCACATGGCCCTGCGCATTCAGGACCCGCAACAGGGTGACCTTCTTCATCTTGGGACCCTCACGATCCGCGTCATCGACCTCCCCGGCCACTGCGAGGGAGCCGTAGGCTACGTGGTCGAAGGGCTAGGCCTCCCCCTCTGCGTCACCGGGGATGCCCTCTTCGCCGGCTCCATGGGCGGATGCGCCCCGGGCACGCCCTACCGCGAAGCTTTGGAAGCCTTGCGCCGGAACGTGATGACCCTCCCTCCGGAAACGATCCTTCTTACCGGTCACGGCCCCGCCAGCACGGTGGCAAGCGAGCGCCTCTCAAACGCATTCCTCGCCGATCTGGCCTAG
- a CDS encoding outer membrane lipoprotein-sorting protein codes for MKAFLASAFLAAAVAPLHAQAPDANQMIKSIRLSATLQDFDLDGSIRGGGKKFPISLYVREENMQFNLGNGERFHIRLGDEKADLLTVAENGKTTAFPSKKLAEPISGTDVSYEDLTLRFLYWPNAKLEGEENANGAQCYKIRLDNNTGQGAFKVVYVWVHKKYGAFWQVRAHDKQGKPLKEFLVNKVMQLPGGKGWTVESMRVNTLEDRGGEYRTKSVTYIEFDKPKKRGTGGGKR; via the coding sequence ATGAAAGCTTTCCTCGCCTCCGCTTTTCTCGCCGCTGCCGTCGCCCCGCTTCATGCGCAGGCGCCGGACGCGAACCAGATGATCAAAAGCATCCGGCTCTCCGCGACCCTGCAGGATTTCGATCTGGATGGCTCGATCCGCGGCGGTGGCAAAAAATTTCCGATCAGCCTCTATGTCCGCGAGGAGAACATGCAGTTCAACCTCGGGAATGGAGAGCGCTTTCACATCCGCCTGGGTGACGAGAAGGCGGATCTGCTGACCGTGGCGGAGAACGGCAAGACCACGGCGTTCCCTTCGAAGAAGTTGGCCGAGCCGATCTCCGGGACGGATGTCTCCTATGAGGATCTCACCCTGCGCTTTCTCTACTGGCCGAATGCCAAGCTGGAAGGCGAGGAGAACGCGAACGGGGCCCAGTGCTACAAGATCCGCCTGGATAACAACACCGGGCAAGGGGCCTTCAAGGTGGTCTATGTCTGGGTCCACAAAAAATACGGAGCCTTCTGGCAGGTCCGTGCTCACGACAAGCAGGGCAAGCCGCTGAAGGAGTTCCTCGTGAACAAGGTGATGCAGCTTCCGGGCGGGAAGGGCTGGACGGTCGAGTCCATGCGGGTCAACACCTTGGAAGACCGGGGTGGGGAGTATCGCACCAAGTCGGTGACTTACATCGAGTTCGACAAGCCGAAGAAGCGCGGGACCGGAGGCGGGAAGCGCTAG